A genomic segment from Micropterus dolomieu isolate WLL.071019.BEF.003 ecotype Adirondacks linkage group LG03, ASM2129224v1, whole genome shotgun sequence encodes:
- the fabp10a gene encoding fatty acid-binding protein 10-A, liver basic produces the protein MAFNGTWQVYSQENYEEFLRAMELPADVIKMAKDIKPITEIKQNGNDFVVTSKTPGKTVTNSFTIGKEADITTMDGKKIKCTVNLEGDKMVCNTGKFCHIQEIKGGEMVETLTMGSTTLVRRSKKV, from the exons ATGGCCTTCAATGGAACATGGCAGGTCTACTCCCAGGAGAACTACGAGGAGTTCCTCAGGGCCATGG AACTTCCAGCAGATGTCATAAAGATGGCCAAGGACATCAAACCAATTACTGAGATCAAGCAGAATGGCAATGACTTTGTTGTCACCTCCAAGACCCCTGGAAAGACTGTGACCAACTCCTTTACCATTGGCAaggaggctgatatcaccaCCATGGACGGCAAGAAGATCAAA TGCACTGTCAATCTGGAGGGTGACAAAATGGTCTGCAACACTGGCAAGTTCTGCCACATCCAAGAGATCAAAGGAGGAGAGATGGTTGAG ACTTTGACCATGGGCTCAACAACCCTCGTCAGGAGGAGCAAAAAGGTGTAA
- the srsf10a gene encoding serine/arginine-rich splicing factor 10, protein MARYLRPPNTSLFVRNIADDSRPEDLRREFGRYGPIVDVYIPLDFHTRRTRGFAYIQFEDVRDAEDALHNLDRKWVCGRQIEIQFAQGDRKTPNQMKAKERHSPRSFSRYDDDRDSRRRRSRSRSYDRHRSRSPSHERRPRRSESPRDSRSYSRHRRSRSHENDKYRGPPRDHPRTHHEPGSRSRSVSCSPSPSRSRPKGKKSQSRSHSPAEDFHPTSSSQKKSVGRSPSRSYSRSMSRSRSRSRSWAGRKSGGH, encoded by the exons ATGGCGAGGTATCTAAGGCCGCCTAATACATCTCTCTTCGTTAGAAACATCGCCGACGACTCCAG gCCAGAGGATTTACGTCGTGAGTTTGGTCGTTATGGGCCTATTGTAGATGTCTACATTCCACTTGACTTCCATACACGACGGACAAGAGGATTTGCTTACATTCA ATTTGAAGATGTGCGGGATGCAGAAGACGCTCTTCACAACCTGGACCGTAAATGGGTTTGTGGGCGTCAGATCGAGATCCAGTTTGctcagggagacagaaaga CCCCTAACCAGATGAAGGCCAAGGAGCGCCACTCTCCTCGCAGTTTCTCCCGCTACGACGACGATCGGGATAGCCGCCGAAGACGGTCCCGAAGCCGCAGCTATGATCGACACAGGTCCCGAAGCCCGTCCCATGAACGTCGTCCTCGGAGGTCTGAGAGCCCTAGAGA CTCTCGGTCCTACAGTAGACATAGGCGGAGCAGAAGCCATGAAAATGACAA GTACAGAGGTCCTCCCCGTGACCACCCGAGGACACACCATGAACCAGGCTCACGTAGTCGCTCCGTGTCCTGCTCCCCTTCACCTTCCAGATCCAGGCCCAAAGGTAAAAAGAGCCAGTCCAGGTCTCACAGCCCAGCTGAAGACTTCCACCCAACTTCCAGCTCCCAGAAAAAGTCTGTGGGACGATCTCCCTCCCGGTCCTACTCTAGATCCATGTCCCGGTCACGCTCTCGCTCCAGGTCCTGGGCTGGACGCAAATCTGGAGGTCACTGA
- the pnrc2 gene encoding proline-rich nuclear receptor coactivator 2 has product MGGGERYNIPVSHPERPLAKKNHQLGRAKQRSRDQNGAAASAGVGGLHHHGHRRSDKGAAYHRSPEARQAVSAEKNASVRFATHYDQNWEGAVSHLNTLLATQGSPSYAGPKFSEPPSPSVLPKPPSHWVSFPMGSYDNREMMAFQLKSLLKVQA; this is encoded by the coding sequence ATGGGAGGTGGAGAGAGGTACAACATTCCAGTTTCCCACCCTGAGCGCCCTTTGGCCAAGAAGAACCACCAACTTGGCCGGGCTAAGCAGAGAAGCCGTGACCAGAATGGTGCAGCAGCATCTGCAGGAGTAGGGGGCCTTCACCACCACGGCCACCGCCGGAGCGACAAGGGCGCAGCCTACCACAGGTCTCCAGAGGCGCGGCAGGCCGTGTCTGCTGAGAAGAATGCTTCTGTTCGATTTGCCACCCACTATGATCAGAACTGGGAGGGTGCAGTGTCTCACCTCAACACGCTCCTGGCCACACAAGGAAGTCCGAGCTACGCAGGGCCGAAGTTCAGCGAGCCACCCTCGCCTAGCGTGTTGCCCAAACCCCCCAGCCACTGGGTGTCCTTCCCGATGGGCTCCTATGACAACAGGGAGATGATGGCCTTCCAGCTCAAGAGCCTCCTCAAGGTGCAGGCCTGA